One window of the Macaca thibetana thibetana isolate TM-01 chromosome 1, ASM2454274v1, whole genome shotgun sequence genome contains the following:
- the LOC126937975 gene encoding 40S ribosomal protein S5-like, whose product MLRLCPQGPNGREQHLWGQRTQTSSSLASGAPMMCVQINDVSLQDYTAVKKYAEHLPHSAGQYAAKRFRKAQGPIVECLTHSMMTHGRNNCKKLVTLCIAKHAFETIHLLTEEDSL is encoded by the coding sequence ATGCTCAGGCTGTGCCCTCAGGGACCAAATGGGAGAGAGCAGCATCTGTGGGGACAGAGAACCCAGACATCAAGCTCTTTGGCAAGTGGAGCACCCATGATGTGCGTGCAGATCAATGACGTTTCCTTACAGGATTACACTGCAGTGAAGAAGTATGCCGAGCACCTGCCTCACAGTGCAGGGCAGTATGCTGCCAAACGCTTCCGCAAAGCTCAGGGCCCCATTGTGGAGTGTCTCACTCACTCCATGATGACACACGGCCGCAACAACTGCAAGAAACTCGTGACCTTGTGCATCGCCAAGCATGCCTTCGAGACCATTCACCTGCTCACAGAAGAGGATTCTCTGTAG